In Chlorogloeopsis sp. ULAP01, the genomic window TTTATTGTTATAGTCTTCATAGTCCCACTTCATTTCATCACCTTAATTGCTGTGCTGATGACGATGACTGTGTGGGCTGTGTTGAATCATCTTGGATTTGAAGTATTTTCTTCGTCATTTAAAAGCCACTGGTTTGGCAAGTGGTTGATTGGGCCGATGCATCACTCAATACATCATCGTAAGTATACCGTGCATTATGGATTGTACTTCACTTTTTGGGACAAGTTATTCGGTACGCAGATCCCTGGCTATGAGGACATTGCTGAAAGTGTAATTACAAATACTACGGGGATTGAGAATGAAATTTTTTAACAATGGTTGTTGTAGCAGACAATGCTATAAATGCAAGCAATGCGATCGCCAGTTTTTAGAATCCTACAGACGGTAGCGCTAATCCAAAGCAATTTCCTACCGTCAAGAATCTATTTTTCTCTTCTCCTTTACTCGTGAATAGTTCCGTCGGGCATTTTTGCTCCACTTAAGCCTGCTCTCCTCATATTTGCCCCTATAATATTTGCTCCACTCAGATCTGAATTATCTAGATATGCTCCATTTAAGTCTGCCCCATCTAGGTTCGCCTCCTTCAAGTTGGCTCCACTCAGATCTGCTCCCCTAATATCTGCTCCAGTAAGGTTTGTATTACTTAAGTCTGCCCCTTTCAAGTTTGCTCCACCTAAGTTAACATAGCTTAAGTCTGCTCCACTGAAATTCGCGTTAATCAAGTTTGCCCCACTCAAATCCGCATCAACTAATTCTGCACTAATCAGGCATATTTTAATCATTACTGCATCGGCAAGCGTTGCCTGATTCAGCTTCGCCTGACGAAGGTGTGCAGCAGTCAGATCCGCCCCCCTTAAGTCTGCT contains:
- a CDS encoding pentapeptide repeat-containing protein — encoded protein: MDVQELLRRYALGERDFSNVNLVHVCLTNANLVGAHLTGAHLIQADLRGADLTAAHLRQAKLNQATLADAVMIKICLISAELVDADLSGANLINANFSGADLSYVNLGGANLKGADLSNTNLTGADIRGADLSGANLKEANLDGADLNGAYLDNSDLSGANIIGANMRRAGLSGAKMPDGTIHE